The Toxorhynchites rutilus septentrionalis strain SRP chromosome 1, ASM2978413v1, whole genome shotgun sequence genome contains the following window.
GGCCAAcgatttcacatattttcaaattctaaaatatattgATAGGAACAGGTGTAATCAATCGAAGAAAAGAAAACAACCGCAACTACTAataaagccatttttttttcttttcaaaaaaggATTTAGGATTATGATCCGAATAAAACGATTTCAATGTTGCAGGCTCCGGAAGTGAAGCAGTTTGcgttgcatcgaaagaaagatGCGCTGCCTGAATCAAGAATCCTCTAGTGTAATTATGCCTCAAGAGCACTCCCAGAGAAATCTGGATATTCAATTCAGAATGGTCGCTAGGAATTTGTTATTAAAAGAAGTTTTCAAtgcgaaaaaaaaccaaaacaaaggacatcttttttttctttaatagtttttttatcattataaaaacatgaaaaaataggaCTAATTTAAAATGGAATATAGACACAatgcaattatttattttttcccaattaaaatatatggaagaatgtccacgcggacaacaggggaggggtatagtcaatgtccacgcttgtccatggaggggggggggagcaattctaaaatcgtgctttttctgtccacgtggtatgtggacagccccaatattggatacggaaaaataaatttacctcAATCCACCAAAAATCCAATGTCGTCATCTCTTCCCGAAAGCGGAgcacaaagctcaatgccgtgaACGCGAATAAAAACTTCAAAACTTTTTTGTACCCCCGACAACATTTTATCTGAAACTTAGTTGAGTTTCtgatgccgaataacacgcatGGGATGCATTTCAAGTGGCAAGTGGCAGAGAAACGCGTGTTCAAGTGGAAATCGAAACAACTTccttcgaacaaaaaaaatagagaattttcaaatattccagAGCCATAGAAGCCACAATGAAAAAATGGCTCCGTTTATTTTTGTCGCATCACATCTCAACTCAGTAATTCACTAGGGATATGCTTCTAACGTTATACATTTATACCTTGCTATACGGCTGCACAAATTTGGAACCAATCCGATAGGGTTTGTATGAAATTGTATTACAATAATGAAATTGTAATTACAATAATATATAAGCCGTATAGGCTTTTTTCTTAGCGGCCAAGGAACGTAGCTCGgtcgtaaagcgaggtatgggtgtaattttcttttcaaaGCAAATCACAAAACATAACCTCTAAATTCGCACACTTCTCTATCAAAAAGATCCTATCCAGCTCGAGGAATTGCGCGACCTGGCAAGACACCTGACCACCGTCATACGACGAGTAAATCTCGCCGTTCTGGATTGCTCCCGACAGACGACAGGTACATCAAATCAACGCTCACTAACCAAACAACTCCACCACCTGGACTCGATAGGGGTCCCGTACAGTCTACTGCTTCGCGAACAAAGTCTACAGAATGGTCTACTACAGCTGCGCTCGCGAGACACAACCATCAGTGAAACAATTCACATTTCCGATTTGCcacattatttattgaaaattataaCAAGTTAGACAAGAATAAATTATCGGTGAAGAACACTCACTCAAACAAAAGGGACTAAAAGAAATCACACAAATACTGTCGGACGTTGAATCCGACCATCTTTCCGATGTGCATGATGAAGTCCATCCCGACGGTACACTGCAGTCTGCCGTTGCCATCCATGATGCTGCCCTCGCCGGAggcaaaaatcaaaaacttcaaATGAATGAGGGTGGAGATTTGCGCCAGCAAATTACACGTCAAGCCAACCTTCTCATCCAGAATAGCGTAAAATATGGCCAGCAGTCGATCGACGGTGAACGATTTCGGACCAAGCTGGGTAGCCATTTTCTCTGAAACTCGCGCTTTGGCATTCACCGACTGCAGCCGCTTCTTTTGCTTGCCGTGGTTTTTCATGAACAAACGCTTGTCCTCCTTGGCTGCGTTATGGCTGGCCAAGTAGGCGGCAATCAGCAGATACTTGGCGTAAAATGGCAGCTCCAGGTTCTGCGCCATACGCCTCATCGTTTGCAGCTGTTCGACCGATTCCGAACACAACTGATCGGCTGCCGGCCGGCTCTGCTCCTGGCGGCTAACATGACCCATTCGCATATAGATAGTGCTCAGAGAAAGTTTCATAGTTTTCGAGATATGGCGCCACAATTTTGTAACATCATCCGGAGAAATTGAACCGTCCAAAACCGGCTCGCAATACTTCTGGAAGCATTCGAAAGAAACCAGCTGAAGCTCTTTCAGATCTCGACAGACCTTGAAGAACACATTCAGAAAGATGCTGAGATAGTTTTCATAGAAACCGCTCGAAAGATTGGATAAGATTTTCAGCCGCTTGGCCGTTTCATCTTCCGACAGCAGCTGGGTACCATTCGAGGGACTGAAAGCGACATCGGTAAGGAATGGAATCTATCGGACAACGAATATCTTTACCTGCTAGCCTGTGATTTAATGTCCTCTCCCAGTTGTTCTCTAATAGTCTCGAAATCCATCAGCATTATGGCAAGGATATCCTTCTTGCTGTACTCCGGAACGAACAACCTCACAATGGGTGACAGACCCGTTCTTATGTAGTACTTCGCGAACGGCAAATCGGACACGAGAATCACTGAAATATTTAGCCCCGTAACTTCCGGCAGCCGCAGCAACATTGGCAGAACATTATGATCCATATCCCGCACGCGCTCAGCATTTTCCAGCACTATGATGTAATTCTGGGTCGCATCCAGTTCCTGCAGCTTGCCGACGAAATCCTTCATACAATCACAAGTCACCAGAGAACTGTAGCCATTCTCCACACTCAGCACATGTCCCTCCAGCTCATTCACGATGGACTCGAACAGAATCTTATTCGTGTAACACTCGATCGCGTTGAGAATCGCGTACTTGGTTCCGGCCAAACGGTGCAGCAGGGCCTGCACGATCGAACTCTTCCCCGTCGACGTGTGGCCGTACAGATAGAGCGCCGGAGGGAACTGACCTCCATCTCCATACAGCTGGTATAACTTTCGTACTAAGTCTTCCCTGCAAGGGTAGCGTGCGTTGATTGCTTCCACTGCTTGCTCCATCCTATAACGGAATTTTCCATGGAAAGCTTTCCACTTGCTTTGGGTTCTGTTTATGTGTTGGTGCCGctgcaatcgaaaaaattgcGCGTTTCAGCGTGCCGCttggatattatttttgcgAATTGTCACCTTTGCGGGTTGGTGTTATCCCGAGTAAAAGTGTTTGCTCATTCAAATTAGATTTTCCAATTGGGTGACAAACAGTTATATTGACTAACGGTATTGATGGAAACCATTGCAGTTTTTCACAATTTGTCATACGATTTGTATGGTTTGGCTTGAAAATGGCTTGGATGAGAAAATATCAAATAATTAGTTTTCCAGCACAATCTTCAGACTTGGACCTTGgcgtgaaatttttttttattgtagatgtCTCTCTATTCCCATATAATAAACCTCGTAAACAGCAATATGGAAACTGGTCACGTAGTTTGAGACAATAAAGATAGGGATGCCAAAAGAGAAAACCTTCCAAATATCTTCGAGGGCAAAGGAAGGCAGCCCTATGTTTCAATCAAAAACGTGTTGAGAACAAGCGGTTGGTAAGTTGGGCGCCTTTTGTAGCCAGTATAGGAAATCATGAGCATAAATAATCGTAccctaaatttaaaaataaagtgcTTCGTGCGATTCTGCTGCAGtattttaatcgcaaatcgcaaAATGGAGCTT
Protein-coding sequences here:
- the LOC129762046 gene encoding origin recognition complex subunit 5, giving the protein MEQAVEAINARYPCREDLVRKLYQLYGDGGQFPPALYLYGHTSTGKSSIVQALLHRLAGTKYAILNAIECYTNKILFESIVNELEGHVLSVENGYSSLVTCDCMKDFVGKLQELDATQNYIIVLENAERVRDMDHNVLPMLLRLPEVTGLNISVILVSDLPFAKYYIRTGLSPIVRLFVPEYSKKDILAIMLMDFETIREQLGEDIKSQASSPSNGTQLLSEDETAKRLKILSNLSSGFYENYLSIFLNVFFKVCRDLKELQLVSFECFQKYCEPVLDGSISPDDVTKLWRHISKTMKLSLSTIYMRMGHVSRQEQSRPAADQLCSESVEQLQTMRRMAQNLELPFYAKYLLIAAYLASHNAAKEDKRLFMKNHGKQKKRLQSVNAKARVSEKMATQLGPKSFTVDRLLAIFYAILDEKVGLTCNLLAQISTLIHLKFLIFASGEGSIMDGNGRLQCTVGMDFIMHIGKMVGFNVRQYLCDFF